Genomic segment of Parabacteroides pacaensis:
AGCGGAAGGAATATACCCTGCCTGTACATACATTTCTACCGCTCCGTCACAACATATTGTATATTGGCTGTTATTTAAAAGCGTGACAGGTAAAGAATGGGTAGGAAATTCACCGTTAGCTAAGATAACCGTTTCCGGTATATATTCTTTGTTTAACCAAGGATAAGTTTTCATATCATTCAGATAATTAGTATGGAAGTTTTGGATAACCTGCTGCTTGAAAGCATATTAGGCAAGTTCTTCGTTTAACCGGTTACTCCGGACAGAACCCGTTTTTATAGAATTGAAAACTTTCTTCTATATTCTGAGGTGTATCGGCATCTAATGCATACAGTATTTCACGGCAAAATTCCAACTGTGCAGTCCCGTTAGCGGTAACGATATTACCCTCTCTTATTGCCTGTTTGTTGACATAATCGGTTTCTCCCGTATATTTTTCTCCGGCATAATTTTTCAGATAATCAAGTGTATTGCTCGTATGCTTTACCTGGTTGAGGAAACCATGTTTACCCAGAAAAACCGAAGCATTACAGATCCCGGCGACCAACTTATCTTCTTTAATCGCTTTTTCGACTAAAGGAACAATCTGTTCAGCTTCGGGGGTAAACCAACTCATACCACCAATTAATACCAACCCTGCATAGTCTTTAGGCATATCATTGAGACTGTAATCAGGCAATACTTTAAATCCGCCGAGGGATGTAACCGGTTCTTTGGTAAGAGAGAGGGTCTTTACAGTAAATTTAGCCGGACTACCAGGTTTTACTCCTTGATTCAGACACGCAGCGATATGGGCTCCTTCCCAATCGGCAAAGTCATTTAGGAGAATAAATATAATTTCTTTTTTCATTTTCTGTATCTTAAATTCAGACAATTAATAACGTGACACAAAAATACGGAAATAAATTGTACACGTGCTCTTTTTTCAGTCAACAATTTGCTGTTGATTGGCGTTATAATAGGGATGATTCATATTTATAACCATGAACTATTAGAATGAGTCCCCGTTTAGTATTTCTATTATCGAGCCTTGTACTGACAACGTTCAGCCATGCACAGCATACCATTCCTTCCCCGGAAGAGAGGCAGGAGGATTCTTTAAAAACGCACCATCAGATTCTTTATTTCGGTAAAAGCGAAAAAGTAGATTCTGTAAAAGAAATGGCCTTGATCGATCGTTTCTACTATGATCAATTTCATCATTTCCAAGATCCACGGGCTCCTTACTTCCTCTTTATGAGTCGCGATGCTCAGTTAGCTATGGGTATCGGGGGAGTGGTAAGAATGCGTGGTTGGCAAGATTGGAAAGGAGTGATGAACACTAGCGGTTTTATCCCTTACGATATTTCCGTCCCTGCCAATGAAGCTCGCAGTCGCAAGTTGGGAACAACCCCGGCTGGTACTACTCTTTATTTCGCGGTATTGGGAAGTAACCGGGCATTAGGCAACTACCAACTACATATCGAGGCTAATTTCAATGGTTATCGTTCGCGGGATTTCAATCTGAAGAAAGCGTTTGCCACAGTAAACGACTGGACGATAGGTTATACCAATTCCACTTTCAGCGATCCGGCAGGTACTCCGCCTTTGGTAGATGGTCAAGGGCCGAATGCCGAAGTGAGAACAACAGCAGTACTACTCCGCTGGATGCATGCCGTCAGCCGTCATTGGGAGATAGCAGCATCCGTGGAAACGCCGCAATCGCAAGTAGATGCCAATGACAGTACTACAATGGCTATTGATGATTGGTTTCCTAACGTGGCAACTTTTATACAATATGGATGGGGCTATAACGAACAAGTACGTTTGTCGGGCATTCTGCGGACGCTTCCTTATCGGGATTTATTAACGGAAAAGAATCTCAACCGAATAGGATGGGGAATACAACTAAGTTCTGTGTTCCGTCCTTTTTCGCCTTTAACAGTGTATGCCACAGCGAATGCCGGGGAGGGTTATGGTAGCCTGACAAACGATCTGTTGATGGGACAATTCGACCTGATTAACGATCCTCACAGAGCGGGACGCATGTATGCCCCTTTTGCTTACGGTTGGTTCGGAGCGTTGCAATATTATTTAGTTTCCAATATTTTTGTCTCAGCTACTTTTGGACAGATGAGCTACAAACCGAGTGAACAAGTAGCCGGCTTTACCTATAAATACGGACTTTACAGTGCTGTGAATATCTTCTGGTATATGACACCCCGCATTCAGGTAGCGGGTGAGTTTAACTGGGGAAAACGAAAAAACTTTAATGGAGAGCATAACGAAGCGCGGCGTATTAGCCTGATGGCGCAATTTGCTTTTTAGCGGGAGATTCATTGTAAGTCTGAACTTAATGACTGCTTTTTAAGAGCAAGATAGGATTGGATGAAGATGTCAAAAGCGAGGCTTAAAAAATTAACACAGAGGCACGGAAATACAGAGAGGTTTAAAGTATTTATAATAACTACTCTGTGTTTTTGTGTCTCTGTGTTGAA
This window contains:
- a CDS encoding type 1 glutamine amidotransferase family protein; its protein translation is MKKEIIFILLNDFADWEGAHIAACLNQGVKPGSPAKFTVKTLSLTKEPVTSLGGFKVLPDYSLNDMPKDYAGLVLIGGMSWFTPEAEQIVPLVEKAIKEDKLVAGICNASVFLGKHGFLNQVKHTSNTLDYLKNYAGEKYTGETDYVNKQAIREGNIVTANGTAQLEFCREILYALDADTPQNIEESFQFYKNGFCPE